One genomic window of Polyangium aurulentum includes the following:
- a CDS encoding DinB family protein: MKVHGGEALRDAVAGAFEEAARLLGQLSDRHLFGVPPTEGASPIAVHHRHQLEHGRQLLEGMASGLVDYDARPHDASLSSDRRRLLAANAELVRDLRALRRADLDKPVEVLQIFDVGAPTARAKSTVARELMFLFEHTVHHNALIALLLRLQSLDVPEPFGVMPSTLAARLRAAG; the protein is encoded by the coding sequence GTGAAAGTACACGGTGGAGAGGCGCTGCGCGACGCCGTCGCGGGCGCATTCGAGGAGGCCGCGCGCCTGCTCGGGCAGCTCTCGGACCGGCACCTGTTCGGGGTGCCTCCCACCGAGGGCGCATCGCCGATCGCGGTCCATCACCGCCACCAGCTCGAGCACGGACGCCAGCTCCTCGAGGGGATGGCAAGCGGCCTCGTCGATTACGACGCGAGGCCGCACGACGCCTCTCTCTCGTCCGATCGCCGGCGATTGCTGGCCGCCAACGCCGAGCTGGTCCGCGACCTGCGGGCCTTGCGAAGGGCCGACCTCGACAAACCCGTCGAGGTCCTTCAAATCTTCGACGTGGGTGCGCCGACGGCGCGGGCGAAGAGCACGGTGGCGCGCGAGCTGATGTTCCTGTTCGAGCACACCGTGCACCACAACGCCCTGATCGCGCTGCTCTTGCGGCTCCAGTCGCTCGACGTGCCCGAGCCGTTCGGCGTGATGCCGTCGACCCTTGCCGCGCGATTGCGCGCCGCAGGCTGA
- a CDS encoding SDR family NAD(P)-dependent oxidoreductase codes for MIGATAAAAWAPGQQCSTRRAATTTHPGRDNLKNRLRFATSPCSLRPIDMTTNFYGRGVLVTGGSQGIGLALARLLVSKGARVCIAARDEARLREVCAKLTAEFPDQPAPLHVSMDMRDPASIAKGAAWVRSQMPELDVLVNNAGFCIPGYFDELTDEDHVALLEVNYLGPVRLIRALAPHFMERRRGTIVNVTSMLGFMGLFGFGAYAASKFALAGYSECLRQDLLPYGVHVMLCYPPTTDTPGLARENERKPREAWALEGKSKPYTPEQVAAQIVDGIAKKSVTVHFGLENAMIWRAQRWIPGVMRTVLDSTLHGLWKKSGTERRTVNKDHG; via the coding sequence TTGATCGGCGCCACAGCGGCGGCGGCGTGGGCGCCGGGTCAGCAATGCAGCACCCGGCGCGCAGCAACCACGACACATCCGGGCCGAGATAACCTCAAAAACCGCCTGCGATTCGCGACATCTCCGTGTAGTCTCCGGCCCATCGATATGACGACCAACTTCTACGGCCGTGGCGTCCTCGTCACCGGCGGCTCTCAAGGCATCGGCTTGGCTTTGGCACGTCTGCTCGTCTCGAAGGGCGCACGCGTCTGCATCGCGGCGCGCGACGAAGCCCGTCTGCGCGAGGTCTGCGCCAAGCTGACCGCCGAATTCCCGGACCAACCCGCGCCGCTCCACGTATCCATGGACATGCGCGATCCGGCCTCCATCGCCAAAGGCGCAGCCTGGGTCCGCAGCCAGATGCCCGAGCTCGACGTGCTGGTCAACAACGCGGGTTTCTGCATCCCCGGCTACTTCGACGAGCTCACGGACGAGGACCACGTCGCGCTCCTCGAGGTCAATTACCTCGGCCCCGTGCGCCTGATTCGCGCGCTGGCGCCGCACTTCATGGAGCGTCGACGCGGAACGATCGTCAACGTGACCTCCATGCTCGGGTTCATGGGCCTGTTCGGCTTCGGCGCTTATGCCGCGAGCAAGTTCGCCCTGGCCGGCTACAGCGAGTGCCTGCGCCAAGACCTCCTGCCGTATGGCGTGCACGTGATGCTCTGCTACCCGCCGACCACCGACACCCCCGGCCTCGCGCGCGAAAACGAGCGCAAACCACGCGAAGCCTGGGCGCTCGAGGGCAAATCCAAACCGTACACCCCCGAGCAGGTCGCCGCCCAGATCGTCGACGGCATCGCCAAGAAGAGCGTCACCGTCCACTTCGGCCTCGAAAACGCCATGATCTGGCGCGCCCAACGATGGATCCCCGGCGTCATGCGCACGGTCCTCGACAGCACCCTCCACGGGCTCTGGAAGAAGTCCGGCACCGAGCGCCGGACCGTGAACAAAGACCACGGATAG
- a CDS encoding ferritin-like domain-containing protein, with the protein MRLVKASLVQGVQAASTKEDLYPYLQAAIELEFATIPVYLSGLFTLKDAQQGGANYATAQILQSVANEEMLHMCIAANTLIALGGVPSIYPTVIPNNWPSPLPYGVDDGLAPGIAPLSKDVILDTYMRIEEPDVILQPQSGPPIPLASEPPPTSGEYQSIGDFYQAIIAKIAALPAGSIDPASASKQVTGVFYTEPQHTPLPITDARSAAEQLGIIINQGEGTSKSPMEAFSLDGNKDPAHFYRFAQIYMGNQLVVSGDGYSFSGPAVGFDPSKVYPMVPNPTLAQMQQNPEAGPVCMAFTAAFNGLVELLQQAFSGHPDAIDTAVNVMFDLPNLAQTVLETPFGDGQVAGLCFEVVVERSATPPSPHPRRARLPRR; encoded by the coding sequence ATGCGCCTCGTCAAAGCAAGCCTCGTGCAGGGGGTCCAGGCCGCCAGCACCAAGGAGGACCTCTATCCCTACCTCCAGGCCGCCATCGAGCTGGAGTTCGCCACCATTCCGGTCTACCTATCGGGCCTCTTCACCCTGAAGGACGCGCAGCAGGGCGGCGCCAATTACGCGACCGCGCAGATCCTCCAGTCGGTCGCGAACGAGGAGATGCTCCACATGTGCATCGCCGCCAATACGCTGATCGCGCTCGGCGGCGTCCCGAGCATCTACCCCACGGTGATCCCGAACAACTGGCCGTCGCCCCTGCCTTATGGCGTGGACGACGGGCTCGCCCCCGGTATCGCGCCGCTCTCGAAGGACGTCATTCTCGACACGTACATGCGCATCGAGGAGCCGGACGTCATCCTCCAGCCGCAATCCGGCCCCCCCATCCCGCTCGCGTCCGAGCCGCCGCCCACGTCCGGCGAATACCAGTCCATTGGCGACTTCTACCAGGCCATCATCGCGAAGATCGCAGCGCTGCCCGCCGGCAGCATCGACCCCGCGAGCGCGAGCAAGCAGGTGACCGGCGTCTTCTACACCGAGCCGCAGCACACGCCCCTGCCCATCACGGACGCGCGCTCGGCGGCCGAGCAGCTCGGCATCATCATCAATCAGGGCGAGGGCACCTCCAAGAGCCCGATGGAGGCCTTCAGCCTCGACGGCAACAAGGACCCGGCGCATTTTTATCGTTTCGCGCAGATCTACATGGGCAACCAGCTCGTCGTGTCCGGCGACGGCTACAGCTTCAGCGGCCCCGCCGTGGGCTTCGACCCGAGCAAGGTCTACCCCATGGTGCCGAACCCGACCCTCGCGCAGATGCAGCAAAACCCCGAGGCGGGCCCGGTTTGCATGGCATTCACGGCGGCCTTCAATGGCCTCGTGGAGCTGTTGCAGCAGGCCTTCAGCGGCCACCCCGACGCCATCGACACGGCCGTGAACGTGATGTTCGACCTGCCGAACCTGGCCCAGACGGTGCTCGAGACCCCGTTCGGCGACGGTCAGGTCGCAGGCCTGTGCTTCGAGGTCGTCGTCGAACGGAGCGCGACCCCGCCCTCGCCCCACCCCCGTCGCGCTCGCCTTCCGAGGCGCTGA
- the gpmA gene encoding 2,3-diphosphoglycerate-dependent phosphoglycerate mutase, with protein MHKLVLVRHGESQWNKENRFTGWVDVPLSEKGLEEARAAGRMLAAEGLRFDVAYTSVLKRAIKTLWVVLEELDLMWIPIHESWRVNERMYGALQGLNKAETVAKHGEAQVKIWRRSYDVPPPPMSQDDERWPGRDPRYASLRPEEIPASESLKDTVARFLPHWEAEIAPAIRSGKRVIIAAHGNSLRALVKHLDGIGDQDIVELNIPTGIPLLYELDENLKPISRRYLGDEEAAKAKAQAVANQLKG; from the coding sequence ATGCACAAGCTCGTCCTCGTCCGGCACGGCGAGAGCCAGTGGAATAAGGAAAACCGCTTCACCGGCTGGGTCGACGTCCCGCTCAGCGAAAAAGGCCTCGAGGAGGCGCGCGCGGCCGGCCGCATGCTGGCGGCCGAGGGGCTGCGCTTCGACGTCGCCTACACGTCGGTGCTCAAGCGCGCGATCAAGACGCTCTGGGTCGTGCTCGAGGAGCTCGATCTCATGTGGATTCCGATCCACGAGAGCTGGCGCGTGAACGAGCGCATGTACGGCGCGCTGCAGGGGCTCAACAAGGCCGAGACCGTGGCGAAGCACGGCGAGGCGCAGGTGAAGATCTGGCGCCGTAGCTACGACGTCCCGCCTCCCCCGATGTCGCAAGACGACGAGCGCTGGCCCGGCCGCGACCCGCGCTACGCCTCGCTGCGCCCCGAGGAGATCCCGGCGAGCGAGTCGTTGAAAGACACGGTCGCGCGCTTCTTGCCGCACTGGGAGGCCGAGATTGCGCCCGCGATCAGGAGCGGCAAGCGCGTCATCATCGCCGCGCACGGCAACAGCCTGCGCGCGCTCGTCAAGCACCTCGACGGCATCGGCGATCAGGACATCGTCGAGTTGAACATCCCGACGGGCATCCCGCTGCTCTACGAGCTCGACGAGAACCTGAAGCCGATCTCGCGCCGCTACCTCGGCGACGAGGAGGCCGCGAAGGCGAAGGCGCAGGCGGTGGCCAATCAGCTGAAGGGTTGA
- a CDS encoding cupin domain-containing protein: protein MAQNERGAFDLFGTYVHLGDGGGARPVTVTETFWEELMSGDYRSEGVADFAEKGGWMLATFHISQDMSSWEQHPAGDEILHLLSGEFDIVLEEPGGNRVIELRPGTTCVVPKGVWHRFLVRSPGNFLSITYGRGTQHRPL from the coding sequence ATGGCCCAGAACGAGCGCGGCGCATTCGACCTTTTCGGCACCTACGTACACCTCGGCGATGGCGGCGGCGCGCGGCCGGTCACCGTCACCGAGACGTTCTGGGAGGAGCTGATGAGCGGGGACTACCGCTCCGAGGGCGTCGCCGACTTCGCAGAAAAGGGCGGGTGGATGCTCGCCACATTTCACATCAGCCAGGACATGTCCTCGTGGGAGCAGCACCCCGCGGGCGACGAGATCCTCCACCTTCTGTCCGGCGAGTTCGACATCGTCCTGGAAGAGCCCGGCGGCAATCGCGTGATCGAGCTGCGGCCCGGAACGACCTGCGTGGTCCCGAAAGGCGTATGGCACCGGTTCCTCGTTCGCTCGCCGGGCAACTTCCTGAGCATCACGTACGGCCGGGGAACGCAGCACCGTCCGCTCTGA
- a CDS encoding fused MFS/spermidine synthase, which translates to MTKTSQASLVQPGRVALLLYGSGLSALVYQIAWQREFRLVFGSSTAGSAAVLAIFIGGTGAGSLLLGKRSDASPRPLRLYSTLELAIAALAAVSPFLLDLSRVVYRALGGTFGLGMTLGTVLRLLLATLVLGAPTVLMGGTLPAAARSAESANDSGRRAVGLLYAANTLGAVVGATASTLVFLEQLGTRRTLWLAALLNAVVALAARAIDRRLPETAPEPPAVAEAQTSTNPLPPQFVLAFAALSGFLFFWLELVWYRLLGPLLGGSVYTFGVILAVVLLGIGIGGLVYGALGKRFVPSPRGLALTAALEALLVALPFALGDRIALLALALRPEPGAGFSHYVPGWLAVSALVALPAAIVAGAQYPLLVGLLGQGRRAVGSHLGSVGAANTLGAMAGSLLGGFVLVPWVGATGSLRVVCFGLLVMAGAAGYYAVVEKNDRRRRLIAAPVLGLLATALALAPGPSAALRHSPIGAGRVDRAILGTPAFARAWLQDVRRTIGWQSEGRESSVALDETDGLAMVVNGKIDGNARGDASTQVMGGLLGAILHPAPKSAMVIGFGTGSSAGWLGKVPAIDRVDVAELERSMLTIGDQCSPVNEDVLQNPKVRVLLGDAREILLTIPARYDVIFSEPSNPYRAGVASLFTREYYEAARSRLEEGGLFLQWVQVYEIDAETVRTIYATLASVFPSVETWYLGWSDLVLVGSMAPPTYDPRALGEKLKEEPYRRALLTAWRTEGVEGLFAHYVAPPAFARGIASTPGQTINTDDRNRVEFGFARHVGAASTVSSLFEPVRRNKEDRPALVPGASLDFGRVVEERFAQIAGEGAEPEIPEGLEPALEVRAQALVNYAPGNIEGALAKWQFQETEPVGPVELALVAEGLAGRGDDAVLPLLERHARDFPIEADVFRARHAFAKDRREEAVALLERAFIAYQRDPWPSQLVMARALNLARDIGQSAPKDAERLFRATAAPFSVKVLEAARRTLRVDLARVLPEQNACVAAFTALEPHAPWDEALLKERAECYARWKHPRAEEAAKDVDRFARCTGLRGWAFCL; encoded by the coding sequence ATGACCAAGACATCCCAAGCCTCCCTCGTCCAGCCGGGCCGGGTCGCGCTCTTGCTCTACGGCTCGGGCCTCTCGGCGCTGGTCTACCAGATCGCCTGGCAGCGCGAGTTCCGGCTGGTCTTCGGCTCCTCCACCGCGGGCAGCGCCGCGGTGCTCGCGATCTTCATCGGCGGCACGGGCGCGGGCAGCCTGCTGCTCGGCAAGAGGAGCGACGCGTCCCCGCGCCCCTTGCGCCTGTATTCGACGCTCGAGCTCGCCATCGCGGCCCTCGCCGCCGTGAGCCCATTTCTGCTCGATCTGTCGCGCGTCGTTTATCGCGCGCTCGGCGGCACGTTCGGGCTCGGGATGACGCTCGGCACGGTCTTGCGGCTGCTGCTCGCGACCCTCGTGCTCGGCGCGCCCACGGTGCTCATGGGCGGCACGCTGCCGGCCGCGGCGAGGAGCGCGGAGAGCGCGAACGATAGCGGGCGGCGCGCGGTCGGCCTGCTTTACGCGGCGAACACGCTGGGAGCCGTCGTGGGCGCGACCGCGTCGACCCTGGTTTTCCTCGAACAGCTCGGCACGCGGCGCACGCTCTGGCTCGCGGCCCTGCTCAATGCGGTGGTGGCGCTCGCGGCCCGCGCCATCGATCGCCGCCTGCCCGAGACCGCGCCTGAGCCGCCCGCCGTTGCGGAAGCGCAGACCTCGACGAACCCTCTGCCCCCGCAATTCGTCCTCGCATTCGCGGCGCTCTCGGGGTTTCTGTTCTTCTGGCTCGAGCTGGTCTGGTATCGCCTGCTCGGCCCATTGCTGGGCGGGTCGGTGTACACGTTCGGCGTGATCCTCGCGGTGGTGCTGCTCGGCATCGGCATTGGCGGGCTCGTCTATGGCGCGCTCGGCAAGCGCTTCGTCCCCTCCCCGCGCGGGCTCGCGCTCACCGCGGCGCTCGAGGCGCTTCTCGTGGCGCTCCCATTCGCGCTTGGCGACAGGATCGCCCTGCTCGCCCTCGCGCTTCGTCCCGAGCCGGGGGCCGGGTTTTCCCATTACGTTCCCGGCTGGCTCGCCGTGAGCGCGCTCGTCGCGCTGCCCGCGGCGATCGTGGCCGGCGCGCAATACCCGCTGCTCGTGGGTCTCCTCGGCCAGGGCAGGCGCGCAGTGGGCTCGCACCTCGGCAGCGTGGGCGCGGCGAACACCCTCGGCGCCATGGCCGGCTCGCTCCTCGGCGGGTTCGTCCTCGTGCCCTGGGTCGGCGCGACGGGGTCCTTGCGCGTCGTCTGCTTCGGCCTGCTCGTCATGGCCGGCGCGGCGGGGTATTACGCGGTCGTCGAGAAAAACGATCGGCGGCGGCGCCTCATCGCCGCGCCGGTGCTCGGCCTCCTCGCGACGGCGCTCGCGCTCGCCCCCGGCCCCTCGGCGGCGCTGCGGCACAGCCCCATTGGCGCGGGCCGCGTCGACAGGGCGATCCTCGGCACGCCGGCGTTTGCGCGCGCGTGGCTGCAGGACGTGCGGCGCACGATCGGCTGGCAATCCGAGGGGCGCGAGAGCAGCGTCGCGCTCGACGAGACCGACGGACTCGCCATGGTCGTCAATGGCAAGATCGACGGCAATGCGCGCGGCGACGCCTCCACGCAGGTGATGGGCGGCCTCCTCGGCGCGATCCTGCACCCGGCCCCGAAGAGCGCGATGGTGATCGGCTTCGGCACCGGCAGCTCCGCGGGCTGGCTCGGCAAGGTGCCCGCGATCGACCGCGTCGACGTCGCCGAGCTCGAGCGCTCGATGCTCACCATCGGCGATCAATGCTCCCCGGTGAACGAGGACGTCCTCCAAAACCCGAAGGTGCGCGTCCTGCTCGGCGACGCCCGCGAGATTCTGCTCACGATCCCCGCCCGCTACGACGTCATCTTCTCCGAGCCGTCGAACCCCTATCGCGCCGGCGTCGCGAGCCTGTTCACCCGCGAATACTACGAGGCCGCGAGGAGCCGGCTCGAGGAGGGCGGGCTCTTTCTGCAATGGGTGCAGGTCTACGAGATCGACGCCGAGACCGTGCGGACCATTTACGCGACCCTCGCCTCGGTGTTCCCCTCGGTCGAGACCTGGTATCTCGGCTGGAGCGACCTCGTGCTCGTCGGATCCATGGCGCCCCCCACCTACGATCCGAGGGCGCTCGGCGAAAAGCTGAAGGAGGAGCCCTACCGGCGCGCGCTGCTCACGGCGTGGCGGACCGAGGGCGTGGAGGGCCTCTTCGCGCATTACGTGGCCCCGCCCGCGTTCGCGCGCGGGATCGCAAGTACGCCCGGACAGACCATCAACACCGACGATCGCAATCGCGTGGAGTTCGGCTTCGCGCGGCACGTGGGGGCGGCGAGCACGGTCTCGTCCCTCTTCGAGCCCGTGCGCCGCAACAAGGAAGACCGGCCGGCGCTCGTCCCCGGCGCCTCGCTCGATTTCGGGCGCGTCGTCGAGGAGCGGTTCGCGCAGATCGCCGGCGAGGGCGCCGAGCCCGAGATCCCCGAGGGCCTGGAGCCCGCGCTCGAGGTGCGCGCGCAGGCGCTCGTCAATTACGCGCCGGGGAACATCGAGGGCGCGCTCGCGAAATGGCAGTTCCAGGAGACGGAGCCCGTCGGCCCCGTCGAGCTCGCCCTCGTCGCCGAGGGGCTCGCGGGCAGGGGCGACGACGCGGTCCTGCCGCTCCTCGAGCGCCACGCGCGCGATTTCCCGATCGAGGCCGACGTCTTCCGGGCGCGCCACGCATTCGCCAAGGACCGGCGCGAGGAGGCCGTGGCGCTGCTCGAGCGCGCATTCATCGCCTACCAGCGCGATCCCTGGCCCTCGCAGCTCGTGATGGCCCGGGCCCTGAACCTCGCCCGCGACATCGGCCAGAGCGCGCCCAAGGACGCCGAGCGGCTCTTCCGCGCGACCGCCGCGCCCTTCTCGGTGAAGGTGCTCGAAGCCGCGCGCCGCACGCTGCGCGTCGACCTCGCGCGGGTCCTTCCCGAGCAAAACGCCTGCGTCGCCGCATTCACCGCCCTCGAGCCCCACGCCCCCTGGGACGAGGCGCTCCTGAAAGAGCGCGCCGAGTGCTATGCGCGCTGGAAGCACCCGCGCGCCGAGGAAGCGGCCAAGGACGTCGATCGCTTCGCCCGATGCACCGGCCTGCGCGGCTGGGCATTCTGCCTTTAG